AATTGCAAGAAGATGAGTGAGAGGAGAAGGATAATTACAATCCCGAGCTATGCCTAGGGTTTTCTTGTCTTCTTAATGTGTCTATATTAGTTGAAGGGTTTGAATGGAGTAAGACGAGAGAGATCTCAAGATTCTTAAGCATGTGGTTCGCTCTTTAATTATGAATTAACGATTTCAAAGAAAGGGAAACTGAAGGAAGAAATCCACCTGTTTGGGACATGAGACACCCAACGTGGGCTTGAGCTACATCATCTATGATATTTTTTGGGCGCATGAGATTAGACAAAAATTTTGCCTGACGTGGATAAATTGAGAGGGGGTGTGACCCCATGTGACAGGTGGGACTCATACACTCACTCCACTGTAAGTTATTGTTTAGTAATATATTGATGTTTGATGTGAGTAATGTAACGACTCGTTAGTGAGTCTAGGCATATAGGTATTTTATTTTCGAGCATTGAAAATTTTTCCCTATTAGAAAAGATgtgggaaatatttttttttttatgtgtcaaaatgtatgtatttaaattaatggattgagTTACACATTTGGGTCTAAGCCCATATATTAGTgagttgtgttttaattaaatgggaagGATTTTGATTGGGCATAAGCCACATGTTTTGTgatgtgtttaaattaaataaaaatgggCTTGAGTCAAGTGTTTAAGGCCAATAAAAGTGATAGGTTTAGAGAAATCTCATGGGCCTAAGATGAATTGGACTTTTGATTGGGTTTGGGTCATTAGTAAAGTGGGCTttggcattatatatatatatatatatatgtgtgtgtgtgtttttttttatgtgtgcaaaatttgtgaatagagaaaaagagataaaaaaaataaataaataaagccaAAAGTCAAAATGAGTATGCTTTATGAATAAAGGTAAGGGTAAATATAGGATTTACATAATTGATTTGataatgaaaagagaaaagaaatgactGCACTTAGGGGAGGGGGGGGGTTAGGGGATTAGCCATGGGTGGTTTTGAGTGTTTTGTATTCATTTGGTGCATTTTGGGTTGCGCTGAGTCGACTTGTTGGTGGGTTAAGCCGTCTCGGCCGAAACTGgtttcttttggcattttttccCGTTTTCGTCTAAGTCGATTCAGTTTCGGGCGAGTCAACTTAGCCGTAACTTGATTGCATTGCGCGTGCTTCATTGTTTtaaccataacttttgatgtaaaaCTCGAAATTGCGATTCGTTTAaagcgtcataaactagacttcaagGGATTCGATtcgatatataatatcatatattttgattatgatttgagttggttaaatgttttcttaatcaaaatcaagtaagattgttaaagtaaattatttttaaatatttcatttgATATCCCTCAATCTTCTAAAATGATAATATgtgtttgaagatatatatatatatatatatatgtaaattcaTGAGATTCAtgagttaaaaatataattgacttGCATGAcgaagtataataataataattgagagGTTGTTAAGAAATGTTCTTAGTTGGTATGTCCATAAAGTCTCATGGGTGATGCATGGCTAGTATTATATGGATAATTGCCCTTAAATGATGGGGTTGTCATAAATGGATGTGAATGAAGTCATATAAATGATCATAATGTGACGTGGCCTAGAATTCTAATGAGTGATTTTAGGCTTGTTATTGTGAAGTTGTGAGGATGCTTGAATgtgtatgcatatgtatgtatatatatattgtttcattGTACCTATTTTTTTTGCGGAAGAAAGTAAGTGAATATTCTCAAGACATGCCATGGTAAGAAATGCGGTTCGTCCAcgaggaaaaaaaatgtgaaaaaagaCGGTTCGTCCgcaagaaagaaatgagaatatCCTACCAAGGCGACTCGCCTGCATTTGTTTTGTATGTGCATCATGTATTTTCTTATGCTATAAGGTATGTTGATAAAGTGTGTTGCACTATAGCATCAAGTGTGTAAATGTTACTTGTTGTAATTGTGCTTGGGattgtgttgcattgcattacGTAAATATATTGCAAAAGGCGATGTATTCGCAAAAGGCAGTGTATCTGCATTATTTTTGTACCATAAGCTATGTTAATAAAATGGCTTTATGCTATAGTCTAAGGGGGTGAATGTTATCTCTCATGGTAAAGTGTGTGaattttttgtaagaaaagaaagcagGGCATATATAAATTGAATCATGGTTAATAAAGAAGACATGAATTGGTGTGTTATTTATGCTTGATGCTGGGGTAAGTTTGGTCGTATccaatttttattgtttttatacACTTGTCCTTTCTTATGGCttactttaaaaaatgtgttttgatgaaATGTAATGAACTATAATTTCTTGAGAAATGATGTTGTCAAGTGTGAAAAGTATAAACTCGATTAAGGTTTAGTGGTCGGGTAGTGAGTTTTCCCTTGACTCTGTGTTATTCATGTCTTCGTATATtgattttatcataattttcctttgatataTGCTTATTGAGCCTTATGGTTCATCCTTGcttcttttgtcattttaggataaaacaaaaataattattttggaacgAGTTATAGTTATATGTGTACAGGGATGTCCCAATCTTAAAAATCTGTGGGTGTGGATTGGAAGACATGAATAGAGGGTTTATAATGTATTTAAAGTCTTAATGCCCATGTATATTTTAAAAGGTATGAGTTGTAAATTCGATCTTAATGTAAAGAATGTTGTATAATATGTTATGACTTTATTGATAgtgaacaaatatgaaaatgtaatttttttttttttataaattttaagtgagtttatatttatattcattttggATGAATCTTctctgaaattttttatattagtgGGTAATTTAAGAAGGAGCCCTGACATAACAATATTGCTAAATCTAATTTGATAATTGTTaaagagataaatttttttttttatttcaaataaaataaatgaatcaGATTAAAGGATCATTTACGTCTATCTACGGTCTACAGCTAGCACTTTAGTCATTGGGTCCAACCCCAAACCAAATGACTCCCACGTAGCCCCCTTTGCCAGGCCAAGGAAAGCTGTACAATTTCAACTCGGTTATCGGGAAGGAAAATTGCACTTGATGGCCACGTGGCGCTTATCTGCCGTTCTGCTGTCACCTTCAACTGCAATTGATGGCCGGCCGGACTGGACACCTGGAGGACTTCCCCCGCTTTCACTCACCCCTCAACCACTTATCCGTACACCCTATTTTTTGAACACCgtaattaattattgttgtatatttattttaaaataataaaaaaaataaaattaagtatctaaatcatatttttacttttattttaatttttcagtttAAGAGTGTGTTCTTTAAATTTATGGtcagatataataaaaaaatttaataaatttcaattcaactcaatttaattttaattcataatagttttattttaaattaacaataatttataatagtcTTATTCAAAATCAACAAGTAGTGATCAAATTTGTTATTAATCTTAACATGAACTATTCTTAATTTGTAATaatgtaattaatataaatttgatgtGTCATGTTAATTTTTGAAGATTATTTgtcaattttgtctctaagcatagcaatttatatatatatatatatataaaacataaaagtaaTTGATTGATTATATACACAAACCGATTGAGATTCTAAGTaagaagaataattaattatacccAGTAATTAAGATTCCACTTAAAAGAGTGGTGATCATAATTTAAGGAAAGAGCCTCATGCTTTCTCagttataataaatttaaggaGATTTTGGCTtttaaaaagtcaaaaactcattaacaaacaaataatttttgatattattttaccAAGCActctataaatttaataatatcttCTGTTCATCCACGTAACAAATAGAGTCTtatcctcatatatatatatatatatatagtttaaagCCATTAAAAATTGAGGTTAATTAATCCCGACTACCAAACAGGCCACATGGTTTAAATCTTTGAATCGATTCGAAATTGAGTTTCCTTGAAGGAAGAAGGTACACGTTGCCTATTTATTTCTAGCCACGTGGGAAcccattatttcttttcttttcttttcttattccccaggaccaagaaaaaaaattacgaGGCCAGCCAGAGCAGAGCAGAGCGAGCACCAAGCGGGCGGAGAACTGTTTGACTAAGTGGCTTTCGCAATGATTGTGAAGAAGTTTCCAAcgtctttttcttcatttgactCCCCATTTATTTGCCCCTTTGATTTCCCTACGCAAAAAGTTCAGTTCAGGCCTATTTAttggtttttaaatttttaataaattttatcatcatCTAATAATAATTCgaattttaaccaaataataataataataataataataataataataatataggtTCGTGGGCATTTAACAAAAAGATGGCCATAAGGACCCATCACTAGTTTTATGATATGATATTAAAgtagtgtttattaaaataaaataaaataaaataaaaatattttctagattaaaatgtgaaattattaAGATagaattgagaaatattttaatatttttattaaataattttttaaaatatattaaaaaggaCATATAAGTGACAATAATCTTCAAGAACACATTAAATTtaacaatgtatatatatatatatatttgttatccCTGTTCAGGGTTGAAATGAAACTATCATAATGGTTGCAACAACTGATTATGTCACTTccttaacaataataattcaattatttaatttgacttgCCCCACAAGGACCCTTCCTAATTTCACCTTTGCAAGCAAGAGCCAATATTTGTCAAAGACTCAAAACTtcagtcaatatatatatatatatatacatacatattatttttaaaatttcagtaAATTACAGAGTGTATCTTCacattctaaaaataaaatcaacatcttcTTGGTCAAATGTTTGTTAAGAAATTcatgtaattttataaaatatcacAGATGTATCTAATACCGGTGAGTAATATGATATAATGGCAGGGTAATCAACTAAATTTATGAAGATTATTAACACATGCTCTTAATGgtttcatatcaaacttaaaggaCTGTTGTGGGTACTTCTAATCTATAGGTAGGAGGACATAACCTGTTGCGCATGATATAAAAAATCAGCTTCTTAGTTGCCTGATCATCATTTGATAAAGAACAATGATTAATCTTTGTTCTAACTCTCTGATTCTTTTATGACCTTGAAATGTtaattttgaagaagaagaagaagaagaagtaaagTCTTCTCTCAAATAATCTCAATTAAGTTAACTGtgtgattcttttttttttttttttgctttatctttttccttttttcaacTTAATAGCATCACCCGCCACCATCaacaatttttccttttttattattatttttggtaattactaactagagaaaaaaaatagaaaaaagaaaggtaaataaaatagttattttattccATTTTCAAACGACAAAGACGTCTACCATTTTTAAAAGGGAAAGAGTATAATTCTATAATAATCGGATGCCATGGCAAATAAGTGTGTAAAGTTTTTCTATGATGGGCtggaaaataagataaaagataGGGGCGGGGGAGGTTGTTTAGTGTCCAAGTCTAAAACATCTAGGGATTATGcgtgaataaaaaaaaagagatagataAGCAGAATGGGGCGAAAGGGTGAAATCGAAGGAAGGGCGATGGCGCTGCGCTCCAATTCGAAGATCGCGTGGGTAGCTAGCTTGGATGCTATAAGCACCGAAAATGCATGAAACGTGTCCCGCTCAACCAACGAGATCGGGTCTCCAGATGAGAACAGGTGTCCAACGATGACGCAGAACTGCTCCATCAGATATTCTATTGTTGATTTTGTCAGGCGTCAAACCCATGGATGTTGACACGCACCTTGGCCCACCCCTCCCCTTCCCTCCCTCGATTGCCGATCCCAATCCCCCCCCCCCGCTACGTATCCGTCTCTGATTGGGCCACCTCCCCAAAGCCCCCAGAATAAAAAGAcggaatttttttataataaccTCCCCCCCGCCCCCACTCCAGTCCCCGACACGTGTCATTGCTcttcttcccattttttttcatttcaaaagtCATGGCGAACGACGCCGTTTGCTCGCCACAGCCTATACACCCGAAAGCAAGTCCACCCCCTTCTCTCCTGTGGGTCAGTGATTGGACCACGTAGAGATAAGGAGGCTGCTTGTGTACACGTGTTCGATGTGAACGGACGGGTGGTGTCTTGCTCCAGACAGATGAACGGTGGAGATCTGTTTTGTTTCGTTTAGGCGGAGAAGCACTTGCAGACCAGAAGGCTCGAGGTCATTTTAATGGCTCCCTCTCCCCGCGTGACCGTAAAATTcctttctgttctctctcttaacttggttctttttcttctttgcaaTTCTTTTGGTTTCATAGTGATGTTCATAATTCTAGGGTTCAAATCGCCTAAGTTGAACACGCTAAAAAAGAACTGAAAATTTTGTTTGTGGAGTACTGTAGGGGGCAGAATACCTGCTGGGGCGGTGAAGATTTGGCATGGCGGAGATCTGCTGCGGAGTAGTTAGCGATGGCGAGGCATCGGCACCGTGCAAGTCCAGTCCACGAGCAGCGAGGCGTCGGAGAATGGAGATCCGGGGGATCAAGTTCGCCTCCAGTTCTGAAACGGAAACCGAAGAACAGCCAGAGAAGCGCCAGAAGGTGGAGGTCCATGCTGGGTCGGCGTCGCGGCTGTGCGATAACGCTGTGCATAACAGTGCCGAGGATGAAGGAGAAAAGCTTCGAGAGACACAGAAAGTAGCGTCCGGTACGAAGGAGATCAAGAAGGCAGTTAAGCCTGCGATCGTGTTGGCTCCGATCGTGAATCCGGAACTGTTGAGCTCCCTGATTGCTCGCGAGAAGTATCCGAGGTTCGGTGTGGCCTCAATTTGTGGGAGGAGGAGAGACATGGAGGACGCGGTGGCTATTCACCTGTCCTTTTGCAGGCCGGTACATGAAATCGGCAGTAGGTTTCACTACTTCGGCGTCTACGACGGCCACGGTTGCTCTCACGTACGTATAGTACCCCAAAAATATCTGGTGGTTTCTATTTTTCTGTACTTTCTAGGGTTTCAAATTGATCGGAGTGTTTGGGTCGTAGGTGGCGACGAAGTGTAGGGATCGATTACATGAGCTGGTAAAGGAAGAGGTGGAGGGCAAGGAAGCGGCGACTATGGAGTGGAAGGATGCGATGGAGCGAAGTTTCTATCGCATGGACAAGGAGCTGATCTCTTGGAACGAAAGCGTCGTAGGCGCTAATTGCCGGTGTGAGCTCCAGACGCCGGAGTGCGACGCCGTTGGATCCACGGCGGTGGTGGCCATTGTTACGCCGGATAAGATCATTGTCGCTAACTGCGGCGATTCCAGAGCTGTATTGTGCCGCAATGGCAAGCCCGTCCCTCTCTCCACCGATCACAAGGTTAGCTTTCGATCTGCATCAACTTTCTTGGCCGTGTTTGGACGGATGcttgaattattttatctaaatacTTTGCTTATGACAACAGCCGGATCGTCCAGACGAGCTGAACCGGATCCTAGCCGCCGGAGGGAGAGTCATATACTGGGAAGGGCCGCGCGTTTGCGGCGTTCTCGCCATGTCAAGAGCCATTGGTACGATCACCCCTCCCGCTGTCGTCTCTTTTGGAGAAAGATATCATGTTCTTATATCGTTTCACGGTTATGCATTTATCCAGGTGATAATTATCTGAAGCCATATGTGATCTGTGAGCCTGAGGTAACGGTGATGGATCGGACTGCCGGGGACGATTGTCTGATACTGGCGAGCGACGGGCTCTGGGACGTGGTTTCGAACGAGACGGCCTGCGGCGTGGCCCGCATGTGCCTTGGAGGAAAGTCTCCGCTATCCGCGGCGGCTGTTGTCCCACTTCCACCGGAGAGCGATGGCTGCCGGGAAAACGCCGACAAGGCATGCTCCGACGCGTCGATGCTGTTGACGAAGCTGGCTTTGGCCAGGCGTAGCACCGACAACGTGAGCGTCGTGGTGGTCGATCTGAGGAGCGACACGTAGCGATGCGTGTCGCTTTTGTTCAATTTGACCTACCTGcccttgtttttgtttatttttcttctacttctttattgtttttggtttttttttttttttttttcttttcttatgtaGCTAGGGTTGGGTGGAATGAAATGAATGAAAGGGGGTAGCCATTTTCGGAATTAGGAGAGGCGGCCAGCCAGCTGGGGGAAAAAAGTGAATATGAACATACAAAATGAACccagcttctctctctctcttgctggTCTTTCTTATCtcattgttaaatattttatatgaagaAAGCTTCTTTTGACAACGCATGCTTTACGTAAAACCATGCCATCCTGCACCATTTCTACGAAGACAGACAAAAATACTAGCTTCTGCAAATACAAAAGCTGGTTATAAGAATCACTTGCCCAGTTCTTGTTGCTCGTTTCATGTTTGAGTGGATTAACCGCCACACATCATAATTCCCGAAagtatttgaataattgatctTCCATAAAAGCAAGCTATACCTGGAGAACGAACGAACCCTCGCAGTGAAAAGAATTAGAGAGATCTAGCAAAACCCAAAGCCGTGAATGAGGGAATGATATCAGGAAAATGGCAGCAGCTTCATTCATGAAAGCGAAGATGGGGTGAACCATCCAAAGATATATAATAATCCGCATCACACAGTTGCAAACTCACGACAGCAAACAAACTTGTAAAAAAAGGTGGTAACATTCAACTCGAAAggagaaaatgaattgaaaCTTTTACCAAAGGAAGCGAGGCTCTCTCGCTTAGAACCTATCTGCAATATCAAAGCAGGCAAAactattattattctttcatcCGCTTTCCCCTATATTTGCTTGTCTCAGCTCTCGTCTCCACTGCTCTTTAATGCCTTCAGTTTTCTGTATCCCTTGTCGGTGCCGAATATCCTGTCAAAGCGGCAGCAAATTAAACTTCCCAAGCACTTCATTAGTTTCATGTGCAAATAGAATAAAGCATCCACAGGAAAGCATGTTATTATTATGAGGGACTTATCCAGTTGTCCtggcatttgttaaaatgaacaagataagagagagtatcaagataaatCCAGAATGATTTTTGGACTAAGATATGAAATAGTTAAGataaaattggaaaatatttcaaaatttttgtcaaactgtttattaaattctttgaaatgcattagaagatacaaaagttattttttttttatatgtagagaccaaaatatgcttattttgaggagatgagatatacatattttgaaaaatcaagataaaaagttattaatgatttttttaaaaatggtcaGATAAACTTAACAGAtatgttgaaaataataaaagtctGAAATACATCTCATATCTTAACTTTTCCacctcatatcttgattaacaaatgccTCCTTAATATACAAAGAGATACACAAGCATGATATGCAAAAATCATGCCCCTCTACCAGAATTTCTTCCAGTCTGCCCCACCATATGGCGCACACATACTATACTGCAGTCTTCTAGCAAACCCTTCCAAAAACCATGTCAACTCAAGAAAAAGACGGTGGCTGAGAACAAACACCTGGAATTTAGGGCTCCAAGAATATTGAATGCCTAGTCGTATTACAAGGCATGGCGATTTCATCAAACGGTCAGACAGCCTACAAATCAATTGATTATCTGTGCATCAAGCAGCATTTGGAGGAAAACCAACTAATCAAACATCTAGGCAATAGCATAACATGCATCAAACAAAACGTTTCATCATTAACTCAACTCAATCAATGAGCTTACTCCCAAGATTTCGGCCCTATTATTGGTCTGTGCATTCCATGGCATCCAGTTAATGTTGCATCTTTTCGTCTAATCCTTGTGTACTTAATCCTCGCCTCCTTTTTTTGGATATATAAACACAGCTTGCTTGGACTTATTCAAAAATCACATAAACTTGAGTATTTGACTGCCGTACTGTTCCAAGCATGGCAGTATTTTTTTGgtcaaaagaaaatattttcttttcctccgTCATGTAGCTTTGAGCTGCTTGCATGGATTCATCCTTTTTGGCTATTTATCAGGTTGGTTTTCCATCAAACACTAGAGTTGCAGCTCCATTGTGTAACTAAGGCAAAGACTCTTCTAATTGTCTCCATTCCAGCAGTTGGCATGAATTTCCTTTTGATATCTCTACTCTTAAGGCAGAGACtgtagaattcatgtagctacCCCACCTAGAAGGATTTAAGGTTTGTGATAGTTGTTGTCGTATCTCTACTCCAAGCTGTTTTTAATTGTCTTGTGCTAGTAGGTCTTTATGTTTGTCCATTCTCTCTCCAATTTGTCAGCAATCTCTTGCTCTTTTTCTATTGGGTCTATCATAAATtctctcctttcttttttcacAAAAGATTTTCCAGCTTCACTTTTGTTACAGATTTGAGCCGAATATAAAAGGACCAGTAAATGCACCTATGAGGCAAGTGGATGAAATGCAAGAAGTTTGTGGCACAACCTTATAGAAGAcatggccatggatagagataaTTGAAGAACTAGAATTCATGTGCTCCACTTAGTGGGATTAATGTTTGTTGTTGTGAAGTAAAATGAGGAAATGAAATTTCAATCAAGCAAAGGTAGGGACTCcagaacccaaaaaaaaaaactttttcttCTCAGATGGTGAATGAGAAACTAAGAAGAGTACAAGGAAGAGTGCTGCCACTGAAAGGAGAAACCTAAAAGAGTACATGCACTTCAATAAGATACCAACACAACCCATATGCAAACAATGCTCTAAAAAGAGCTATCAGGCTAGATAGGGATTTCAATGTCATTCTGACAATTGAAAATAATGTAGTTCTCTTTTGCCTTCATTGACACAAGTCCCAGTTCAGCTGATACAATCACAACGGCATGAGATTGTCCGCTTTACACCTAAGCTAATTAGATTTGGGGTAATCCCGTTGGCTACCATGGAAAAAGACTGCAAGCAACTAAagactcaaaattttcaaattaaaaaaggcCACTATATTAAATAATTACTCAATTTTTTAACTTTCAACCATAGAAATCAATCATAATTTAGGTTattaatatacacaaaaaaaaaaaaaaaaatcaaagatcaACAAACTTGAACCATCAAAGGATTAAAAAGGGACAGTAGAATGCAAAATCATCTTTTCATAGTGCCACGGTTATCCTTGATTCACCAACCTCAAGCATCATTTTAACTATAGTTGTTCCTGTTTCAACATGCAACCTAGAATGCTTTTCTAGAAAGCAACAGAACCAAAATCTTACCGGTCCATGTACACAAAAGTTGAAGAGTAGTTCCCAGACTTTGTGTAGAGTAGTCGGTGGTGATAATCATGAAAATCAGCACTGAACATGAATGAAACAAATGTCAGCCATGTCAAGCTACATGGCAAACTTAAGTGACACAAAAGATTTGCCAAAATAAAATCTAAGAAATGGACATTCTCACCCTCCATACAAGGGCAAGAAGTTTGAGGGGCTCCATGGGAAATGATAACCAGAATGTGCCTCAACTGTTTCCAAAACTCTAAGTACCATCCACAGCCACAGAGTTAGCAGATGAGGCCCAGTGATTGCAGGACCAACAATTGTAGCAAATCCTAGGAATAGGATCTCAGCAGGGTGAGCATATTCAGAAGTCAGTCCAAATGGCGTTGCATACCTGTTGATTCGACAAACATGATATGAGCTGCAAAAAGAAGCTAGACAGGAATGAACACCCAAACTGTGCAACTCATGAGCACTTGATGCTTTTTACTTACTCGTGATGAACATTATGGACATGCTTGTAAAGCCATTTTGTATGTAAAGTCCTGTGTCCCCAATAGAATACAAAATCCTCCAGGATGAAGTAGAACAAAATTTGTGTAGAAATAACCTTCCTGCTCAGCAAAATACTTGAAAAATTAATCTAACAAGATCCATGCACCAAATCAGATGAAATCAGTACAAGTACCAAACAGAATTAATACAGCTTATGTACAACACAATGCAGCATCTGAAAGCAAGCtaatattatattaagaaaCCTGAAAGTACCAGGATGGCAATGGGAGGCTACTTCTCATGCCCATGAATCTGAAGACAGGATACGAAGCAATCATAACTGGCAGATTAACGCAAAGATGATACAGTATTAAGCGAGTGATACATTTCTCCTGAGCTGCAGCTGAGTTATTCTTTGTCTGCAAGGCCAAAACAATAGTAACACCATAAATGCACATCCAGCAATATTAGGTTGAATAAGTAAGTTATCCATTTgacaattatcaaaatatttagtAAGTAGCTCATTAGAAGTGTCTATGAGAGATTACAGATGCCTGAACTTATTTTAGTTGTCCAATGTATTTTCTCTTTCACATATCACTTTGAAAGAAGTTTCATGGCCTCACAATTATATGCAAAATAAGCATGCAACACTTTGTCATATTCAACAATTTTCAGGATTAATATTGCAAAATATAAAATCACAACTATTCCTACCTGTTAGCCTTGTCCTCCCTCCCTTTTTATCCCAATTTGCAATCTTTCTgtttatttctatatttatttatttaccatGATGTTACAACCCTCGAGTAGAACTCATCCTCAAAAGCTAGCTGTTaaggggagggtgcccaagagATTATCAACCCCACACTAGGAGTCTAAACTTCAAATATGGGACAAGTCTCATACCCTGcagtggaccataacataccaccacgctCTGCAGCCCAGCACCCACGATAGCAGGCAATGCACTAGTCCCGAGCGAACACTGCAATGTCGATGTCACCTCCATCGCCACTCGCTTACACCGAGAGCCATGGGGGCCGACTTTGATACCACTGGTCCACTGTTACAACTCTCgagtagaactcaccctcaaaaacTAGCAGTTAAAAGGAGGGTGCTCAAGagattataaaccccacaccaagagcctaaacttccaatgtgggacaagttCCATACCCTGCAGTGGACCATAACACATGAGTAAAGATAAATATGCATTAAAAGGTAATGTAACTTGTAATCTTCATGCTCACAATCCCAACCCTTCCATTTGTAATTTGGACACTGCCTAATTTGAAGTACAACTCAAAATGAGTATGAAGATGGCATAAGATTTCcagcaaaataaaaatcaagaaagaatgatgaaagatggaagaagaaagaaaaagtggGAGAGAAGAGAACAATGAATCCTGCTAATAAGCAAAAACCTAAACCTATATTATCTTCCTTATAAGGGCATTCCTAGAGCAAGACTCCCCACTTTGCAAGAGTCAATATTTGTATGCAGTCTTTCCCTTGCTTTTTTTACAAAGAGGctattttcacaactcaaacccTCACCTTTACAAATGAGCAAACTTACCCTTACTATCAAGGCTCACCCTCTATATTATCTCCCTTAATGCCACATATCTATATTTATGTGGTGCAAAATGCAAAAGACTGATCAcattaaaacttaaataaagCGAGTATGTAATATTAGGGTGCTTCCAGTGTTTATATTGCAGAATATAATTTATACCTACTACTGTTGCTTCCTGTTATCCAtattctccctccctctcttctcCCAATTTGTGATCTctctgtttttcttctt
This genomic stretch from Diospyros lotus cultivar Yz01 chromosome 1, ASM1463336v1, whole genome shotgun sequence harbors:
- the LOC127808817 gene encoding probable protein phosphatase 2C 24 produces the protein MAEICCGVVSDGEASAPCKSSPRAARRRRMEIRGIKFASSSETETEEQPEKRQKVEVHAGSASRLCDNAVHNSAEDEGEKLRETQKVASGTKEIKKAVKPAIVLAPIVNPELLSSLIAREKYPRFGVASICGRRRDMEDAVAIHLSFCRPVHEIGSRFHYFGVYDGHGCSHVATKCRDRLHELVKEEVEGKEAATMEWKDAMERSFYRMDKELISWNESVVGANCRCELQTPECDAVGSTAVVAIVTPDKIIVANCGDSRAVLCRNGKPVPLSTDHKPDRPDELNRILAAGGRVIYWEGPRVCGVLAMSRAIGDNYLKPYVICEPEVTVMDRTAGDDCLILASDGLWDVVSNETACGVARMCLGGKSPLSAAAVVPLPPESDGCRENADKACSDASMLLTKLALARRSTDNVSVVVVDLRSDT
- the LOC127808822 gene encoding methylsterol monooxygenase 2-2 isoform X4, producing the protein MVHCRTKNNSAAAQEKCITRLILYHLCVNLPVMIASYPVFRFMGMRSSLPLPSWKVISTQILFYFILEDFVFYWGHRTLHTKWLYKHVHNVHHEYATPFGLTSEYAHPAEILFLGFATIVGPAITGPHLLTLWLWMVLRVLETVEAHSGYHFPWSPSNFLPLYGGADFHDYHHRLLYTKSGNYSSTFVYMDRLSDRLMKSPCLVIRLGIQYSWSPKFQDIRHRQGIQKTEGIKEQWRRELRQANIGESG
- the LOC127808822 gene encoding methylsterol monooxygenase 2-2 isoform X3, translated to MASIVESCWLTKNNSAAAQEKCITRLILYHLCVNLPVMIASYPVFRFMGMRSSLPLPSWKVISTQILFYFILEDFVFYWGHRTLHTKWLYKHVHNVHHEYATPFGLTSEYAHPAEILFLGFATIVGPAITGPHLLTLWLWMVLRVLETVEAHSGYHFPWSPSNFLPLYGGADFHDYHHRLLYTKSGNYSSTFVYMDRLSDRLMKSPCLVIRLGIQYSWSPKFQDIRHRQGIQKTEGIKEQWRRELRQANIGESG
- the LOC127808822 gene encoding methylsterol monooxygenase 2-2 isoform X1; this encodes MASIVESCWLYLITHFSDFQLACLGSFFLHESVFFLSGIPFIYLERAGWLSKYKIQTKNNSAAAQEKCITRLILYHLCVNLPVMIASYPVFRFMGMRSSLPLPSWKVISTQILFYFILEDFVFYWGHRTLHTKWLYKHVHNVHHEYATPFGLTSEYAHPAEILFLGFATIVGPAITGPHLLTLWLWMVLRVLETVEAHSGYHFPWSPSNFLPLYGGADFHDYHHRLLYTKSGNYSSTFVYMDRLSDRLMKSPCLVIRLGIQYSWSPKFQDIRHRQGIQKTEGIKEQWRRELRQANIGESG
- the LOC127808822 gene encoding methylsterol monooxygenase 2-2 isoform X2, which translates into the protein MASIVESCWLYLITHFSDFQLACLGSFFLHESVFFLSGIPFIYLERAGWLSKYKIQTKNNSAAAQEKCITRLILYHLCVNLPVMIASYPVFRFMGMRSSLPLPSWKVISTQILFYFILEDFVFYWGHRTLHTKWLYKHVHNVHHEYATPFGLTSEYAHPAEILFLGFATIVGPAITGPHLLTLWLWMVLRVLETVEAHSGYHFPWSPSNFLPLYGGADFHDYHHRLLYTKSGNYSSTFVYMDRIFGTDKGYRKLKALKSSGDES